A portion of the Citrobacter rodentium NBRC 105723 = DSM 16636 genome contains these proteins:
- a CDS encoding GMC family oxidoreductase → MAIKKDPVDVVIVGFGWTGSLMAMELVDSGLKILALERGEARDTYPDFAYPRIADELTYGIRLKLFQNAAKETVTIRHTPSDTALPYRRFGSFLPGDGVGGAGVHWNGMLWRPLEADLKMRSTVIEKYGANFIPPDMTVQDYPFTYQEMEPFFDKYEKICGTAGQAGNVKGQILEGGNPFEAERQNPYPTKALKQQYSGILFSKAAKELGYHPFPVPAANCSEPYTNPYGVQLGVCNYCGFCERFGCFNYSKASPQACVLPALKQHSNFELRTESHVLRVNTDSTGTKATGVTYIDANGQEVEQPASLVVLSAFQLHNVRLLLLSKIGKPYDPVTGEGVVGRNYAYQMNGGISLFFNEDHNFNPFAATGTTGMFIDDFNAENFDHSELGFVGGATISATITGGRPIQQMPLPKDAPKWGSGWKKAIKESYLHTMSVGSSGSVMPYKQCYLDLDPTYKDLHGQPLLKMTHFIGTKAEEIVRTINPPHYEVGFKRMDAHYDVRPYQSTHTTGGAVMGDNPKTSVVNKYMQSWDVPNLFVLGACCFPQNLAYNPTGIVGATALFAAHAIRTQYLANPGPLVQA, encoded by the coding sequence ATGGCGATTAAAAAAGATCCTGTTGACGTGGTCATTGTGGGCTTTGGCTGGACCGGGTCGCTGATGGCAATGGAGCTGGTGGATAGCGGACTGAAGATCCTCGCGCTTGAACGCGGTGAAGCGCGTGACACCTACCCTGACTTTGCCTATCCCCGTATCGCGGATGAACTGACCTACGGTATACGGCTGAAGCTGTTTCAGAATGCGGCGAAAGAGACGGTAACCATACGCCATACCCCATCGGATACCGCTTTACCCTATCGCCGATTTGGTTCCTTCTTACCCGGAGACGGCGTAGGCGGAGCGGGCGTGCACTGGAACGGTATGCTCTGGCGACCGCTGGAAGCCGACCTGAAAATGCGCAGTACGGTCATCGAAAAATATGGCGCGAATTTTATTCCGCCCGATATGACGGTGCAGGATTATCCGTTCACGTATCAGGAGATGGAGCCTTTTTTTGATAAATACGAGAAGATTTGCGGTACTGCCGGCCAGGCGGGCAACGTAAAAGGCCAAATTCTGGAGGGAGGCAACCCTTTTGAAGCCGAACGTCAGAATCCCTATCCCACAAAAGCGCTCAAGCAGCAATATTCCGGAATACTGTTTAGCAAGGCGGCGAAAGAGCTGGGCTACCACCCTTTCCCGGTACCTGCGGCAAACTGTAGCGAACCCTACACGAACCCTTATGGCGTCCAGCTCGGAGTGTGTAACTACTGCGGGTTTTGCGAACGTTTCGGCTGTTTTAACTACTCCAAAGCCTCTCCGCAAGCCTGCGTCCTCCCGGCGCTAAAACAGCACAGCAACTTTGAACTGCGTACCGAATCACATGTTCTGCGGGTCAATACCGATTCGACAGGAACGAAGGCGACGGGCGTTACCTACATTGATGCTAACGGGCAGGAGGTGGAACAGCCGGCCAGTCTGGTGGTGTTAAGCGCGTTCCAGTTACACAACGTCCGGCTGCTGCTGCTGTCGAAAATCGGCAAGCCTTACGATCCGGTAACCGGCGAAGGTGTGGTGGGACGTAATTACGCCTATCAGATGAACGGCGGTATCTCTCTGTTCTTCAACGAAGATCATAACTTCAATCCCTTCGCAGCAACCGGCACGACCGGGATGTTTATTGATGATTTTAATGCGGAGAACTTTGATCACAGCGAGCTGGGATTTGTCGGCGGTGCGACGATATCCGCCACGATTACCGGCGGACGACCAATCCAGCAAATGCCTCTGCCAAAAGATGCGCCAAAGTGGGGAAGCGGCTGGAAGAAAGCCATTAAAGAGAGCTACCTGCATACAATGAGCGTCGGATCATCGGGTTCTGTGATGCCGTACAAACAGTGCTATCTGGATCTCGACCCCACCTATAAAGATTTGCACGGCCAGCCATTACTCAAAATGACCCACTTCATCGGTACAAAGGCAGAAGAGATCGTCCGGACAATCAACCCGCCCCATTACGAAGTGGGTTTTAAAAGGATGGACGCGCATTATGACGTGCGGCCATATCAGTCGACCCATACCACCGGCGGCGCAGTGATGGGAGACAATCCCAAAACCAGCGTGGTGAATAAATATATGCAGAGCTGGGATGTGCCCAATCTTTTTGTGCTGGGCGCCTGCTGCTTCCCGCAAAACCTGGCCTATAACCCGACGGGGATTGTCGGTGCGACAGCGCTGTTTGCCGCACATGCGATTCGTACACAGTATCTGGCAAATCCAGGTCCGTTGGTGCAGGCATAA
- a CDS encoding YebC/PmpR family DNA-binding transcriptional regulator, whose translation MGRKWANIVGKKTAKDGATSKIYAKFGVEIYAAAKQGEPDPELNSSLKFVIERAKQAQVPKHVIDKAIDKAKGGGDETFLQGRYEGFGPGGSMVIAETLTSNVNRTIANVRTIFNKKGGNIGAAGSVSYMFDNTGVIVFKGTDPDHIFEILLEAEVDVRDVTEDEGNIVIYTESTDLHKGIAALKAAGITEFSTTELEMIAQSEVELSPEDLEIFEGLVDALEDDDDVQKVYHNVANL comes from the coding sequence GTGGGACGTAAATGGGCCAATATTGTTGGTAAAAAAACGGCTAAAGACGGTGCAACGTCTAAAATATATGCAAAGTTTGGTGTGGAAATCTATGCTGCAGCTAAACAAGGTGAACCGGACCCGGAATTAAACTCATCTTTAAAATTCGTTATTGAACGTGCAAAACAAGCACAGGTTCCAAAACACGTTATTGATAAAGCCATTGATAAAGCCAAAGGTGGCGGCGATGAAACGTTCCTGCAAGGGCGTTATGAAGGCTTTGGACCCGGAGGTTCAATGGTTATCGCTGAAACGTTGACTTCCAATGTTAACCGTACGATTGCCAATGTCCGCACCATTTTCAATAAAAAAGGTGGGAATATCGGGGCGGCAGGTTCTGTCAGCTATATGTTTGACAATACTGGCGTAATTGTATTTAAAGGAACGGACCCTGACCATATTTTTGAAATTTTGCTGGAAGCTGAAGTTGATGTTCGTGATGTAACTGAAGACGAAGGAAATATCGTTATTTATACTGAATCTACAGACCTTCACAAAGGAATTGCAGCGCTAAAAGCAGCCGGGATTACTGAGTTCTCAACAACAGAATTAGAAATGATTGCACAATCAGAAGTTGAACTTTCACCAGAAGATTTAGAAATCTTTGAAGGGCTTGTTGATGCCCTTGAAGATGACGACGATGTTCAAAAAGTATACCATAACGTTGCAAATCTCTGA
- a CDS encoding c-type cytochrome — MTIKWKARLSILPLALLAAAVQAGTTSQNLNEGKQLAAAGDCIACHTALGGQSYAGGLKMSTPIGAIYSTNITPDKETGIGNYSYDDFAKAVREGVAKDGRNLYPAMPYPSYAKINDRDLHILYDFFMHQVPAVKQQNRDSDIPWPLNMRWPLAVWNWVFHDDAAFKPDASQSAQWNRGAYLVQGLAHCGTCHTPRGIGFQEKALDQNDDAYLTGGTLEGWHAPDLTGNVKNGLGRWSAQEIAQFLRTGRTDKSAAFGSMSDVVAHSTQYLSPDDLEAIAVYLKSLKSSDPQAVAPKADTETSLALIKGDMKKPGAQEYMDNCSACHRIDGQGYAKTFPALAHNSAVLSDDPSSLISVVLRGSQMAITQNEPTGLMMPDFAWRLDDKQVADLLTFVRSSWGNNAPAVTADEVKELREEIKEIQKEK; from the coding sequence ATGACGATTAAATGGAAAGCCCGGCTCTCTATCCTGCCGCTGGCGCTGCTGGCTGCCGCCGTCCAGGCCGGAACAACCAGCCAGAATCTCAATGAGGGGAAACAGCTGGCCGCCGCAGGCGACTGCATCGCCTGCCACACCGCACTGGGGGGCCAGTCCTATGCGGGCGGGCTTAAAATGAGCACGCCGATAGGCGCAATCTACTCAACCAACATAACGCCAGATAAAGAGACAGGTATCGGCAACTATAGCTATGACGATTTTGCCAAAGCGGTGCGCGAAGGGGTGGCGAAGGATGGTCGCAATCTCTATCCCGCGATGCCGTATCCCTCCTATGCCAAAATCAACGATCGGGATCTGCATATTCTGTATGACTTTTTTATGCACCAGGTGCCAGCGGTAAAACAGCAAAACCGCGACAGCGATATTCCCTGGCCGCTCAATATGCGCTGGCCGCTGGCTGTCTGGAATTGGGTGTTTCATGATGATGCGGCCTTTAAGCCAGACGCTTCACAGAGCGCGCAGTGGAACCGTGGCGCTTATCTGGTGCAGGGGCTGGCGCACTGCGGAACGTGCCATACGCCGCGTGGGATCGGTTTTCAGGAAAAAGCGCTGGATCAGAACGATGACGCATATCTGACCGGCGGAACGCTGGAGGGCTGGCACGCGCCGGATCTTACCGGCAACGTGAAAAACGGGCTGGGACGCTGGTCAGCGCAGGAGATTGCGCAATTCCTCAGGACCGGTCGCACGGATAAAAGCGCCGCTTTTGGCTCCATGAGCGACGTTGTGGCGCACAGTACGCAGTATCTGAGCCCTGACGACCTCGAGGCGATAGCGGTCTATCTGAAGTCGCTAAAATCCTCCGATCCGCAGGCTGTGGCGCCAAAAGCCGATACGGAAACGTCACTGGCGTTGATAAAAGGCGATATGAAGAAACCCGGCGCGCAGGAATATATGGATAACTGCTCAGCCTGTCACCGTATTGATGGTCAGGGATATGCAAAAACCTTCCCGGCGCTGGCGCATAACTCCGCGGTGTTAAGCGACGATCCTTCATCGTTAATCAGCGTGGTGCTGCGTGGCAGCCAAATGGCGATTACCCAAAATGAGCCAACCGGGCTGATGATGCCGGATTTCGCCTGGCGGCTGGATGATAAACAGGTAGCCGATTTACTGACGTTTGTGCGCAGCAGCTGGGGCAATAATGCGCCAGCGGTAACGGCGGATGAAGTCAAAGAATTGCGAGAGGAAATTAAAGAAATACAGAAGGAGAAATAA
- a CDS encoding 4Fe-4S binding protein, with amino-acid sequence MSEQKRTRWQRRPGTTGGKRPWNDWRNASSWRRATQLLLLAINLYIGVTFYYWVRYYETGGTSLYLPRPGGIEGWLPVAGLMNLRYTLETGALPPIHAAAMLLLAAFMLTSVLLKKAFCSWLCPIGTLSELIADLGKRLSGRNFSLPRFLDIPLRGVKYLLLIFFLSISLSMPAQGIQYFLMSAYGIIIDVKMLGFFRHIGTITLLSVALLVLLSLFVRNAWCRYLCPYGALLGLLSLLSPFKIRRNAQSCIDCGKCAKNCPSRIPVDKLIQVRTVECTGCMTCVESCPVASTLSFSLHTPKGDNLKHHGGLSGIAMTLLVCGILFASVALAMLMGVWDSPVPEHLYFRLIPEASMIGH; translated from the coding sequence ATGAGCGAACAAAAACGAACGCGCTGGCAGCGCCGTCCGGGAACGACGGGGGGTAAACGCCCGTGGAATGACTGGCGCAATGCCTCCAGCTGGCGCAGAGCGACGCAGCTCTTGCTGCTGGCGATCAATCTCTATATTGGCGTAACCTTTTATTACTGGGTGCGTTATTACGAAACCGGCGGTACGAGCCTGTATCTGCCCCGCCCCGGCGGGATTGAAGGCTGGCTGCCTGTCGCTGGCCTGATGAATCTGCGCTATACCCTGGAAACCGGCGCACTGCCGCCGATCCACGCCGCTGCCATGCTGCTGCTGGCGGCCTTTATGCTGACCAGCGTGCTGCTGAAAAAAGCCTTTTGTTCGTGGCTGTGCCCGATCGGTACGTTATCGGAACTTATCGCCGATCTCGGCAAACGGCTGTCTGGCCGTAACTTCAGCCTCCCCCGCTTTCTGGATATTCCCTTGCGCGGCGTGAAATATTTGCTGCTGATCTTTTTTCTCTCAATATCATTGTCGATGCCCGCGCAGGGGATTCAGTATTTCCTGATGTCCGCCTACGGCATCATTATTGATGTCAAAATGCTCGGCTTTTTTCGCCATATCGGCACGATAACGCTGCTCAGCGTCGCGCTGCTGGTGTTGCTCAGCCTGTTTGTACGCAACGCCTGGTGTCGCTATTTATGTCCTTACGGCGCGCTGCTGGGGCTGCTGTCCCTGCTCTCGCCGTTTAAAATTCGCCGCAATGCGCAAAGCTGTATCGACTGCGGCAAATGCGCCAAAAACTGCCCGTCACGTATTCCGGTAGATAAACTGATACAGGTGCGCACCGTCGAATGCACCGGCTGCATGACCTGCGTGGAATCCTGCCCCGTCGCCTCGACGTTAAGTTTTTCCTTACATACGCCGAAGGGAGATAACCTCAAACATCACGGAGGGCTCTCCGGGATCGCGATGACGCTGCTGGTGTGCGGAATCCTGTTCGCCAGCGTAGCATTGGCGATGCTTATGGGCGTCTGGGACAGCCCGGTGCCGGAGCATCTCTACTTTCGTCTGATCCCGGAGGCCAGCATGATTGGCCACTGA
- a CDS encoding AI-2E family transporter, whose translation MRFNGLTKGFFLFLLVVVTWAFFDVLSPYFSAILWAAILTVIFYPVKNKLRTALGDRNGLASLLTLGIICLIVFIPLALILSSLAFELNVVYVKLQNNNAQFPEVIASLFAHMPDWAREFLADHNLDSAAEIQQKLSEVALKGGQYLAGSAFLIGKGTFGFAISFGVMLYLLFFLLKDGPFLVRQILDSLPLSNFVKQHLFAKFAGVSRATVKGTVVVAIVQGTLGGIAFYIAGIEGSILWGALMAFLSLIPAVGSAIVWGPAAIFLFSTQQLWQGFFIVGFFVVVVGLVDNILRPILVGKDTKMPDYLILITTLGGMEIYGINGFVIGPLVAALFIACWNILSGRDHEGNAEELDKEFIEDGITDDRSK comes from the coding sequence ATGCGTTTTAATGGATTGACGAAAGGGTTCTTCCTTTTTCTGCTGGTGGTTGTGACATGGGCCTTTTTCGACGTGTTGTCGCCATACTTTTCCGCCATCCTCTGGGCGGCCATCCTGACGGTTATCTTTTATCCGGTTAAAAATAAGCTGCGCACCGCGCTTGGCGATCGCAACGGGCTGGCTTCGCTGTTGACGCTTGGCATCATTTGCCTGATCGTTTTCATCCCCTTAGCGCTTATCCTCTCCTCGCTGGCCTTTGAACTGAACGTGGTGTACGTCAAGCTGCAAAATAACAACGCCCAGTTCCCGGAGGTGATAGCGAGTTTATTTGCCCATATGCCGGACTGGGCGCGTGAATTTCTGGCCGATCACAATCTCGACAGCGCCGCGGAGATCCAGCAAAAGCTTTCCGAAGTGGCCTTAAAGGGCGGGCAATATCTGGCGGGCAGCGCCTTTTTAATTGGTAAAGGTACCTTTGGCTTCGCCATCAGCTTCGGCGTGATGCTTTACCTGCTGTTCTTCCTGCTGAAGGACGGCCCGTTCCTCGTGCGTCAGATCCTTGACTCCTTGCCCCTGTCAAACTTTGTCAAGCAGCACCTGTTCGCCAAATTCGCGGGCGTCTCCCGCGCAACGGTAAAAGGGACCGTTGTGGTGGCCATCGTACAAGGGACGCTGGGCGGGATAGCATTCTATATAGCGGGTATAGAAGGCAGTATCCTGTGGGGGGCGCTGATGGCCTTCCTGTCGCTTATTCCGGCGGTGGGGTCTGCCATCGTCTGGGGGCCAGCAGCAATCTTTCTCTTTTCGACGCAGCAGCTGTGGCAGGGCTTCTTCATCGTCGGCTTCTTTGTGGTCGTTGTCGGGCTGGTCGATAACATCCTGCGCCCAATCCTGGTCGGTAAAGATACCAAAATGCCGGATTACCTGATCCTGATTACCACGCTGGGCGGCATGGAGATCTACGGTATTAACGGTTTTGTCATTGGTCCGCTGGTCGCAGCGCTGTTTATCGCCTGCTGGAATATCCTTTCCGGACGCGATCACGAAGGCAACGCAGAGGAACTGGATAAAGAGTTTATTGAGGACGGCATTACCGACGACAGGTCGAAGTAA
- a CDS encoding gluconate 2-dehydrogenase subunit 3 family protein has product MSNNENEGVPSRRRFLQQTLAIIPLTAMGSSLLTRSTFAAPASSEGVSAHYVPRFFNNEEWMFVLAATDRLIPADEYGPGAVSEGVPVFIDKQMELPYGYGHLWYMQGPFADAAPELGYQSHLVPRETWRRGIKAVNQWCQDKYQKNFAELTHPQQEEILRQLESGALNFENVPGNVFFVQMLENTREGYLADPQHGGNQTMASWKLIGFPGARADYQQVMDNPGKPYSLGPVSISGKRSV; this is encoded by the coding sequence ATGAGCAATAACGAAAATGAGGGCGTCCCCTCAAGACGGCGTTTTTTACAGCAAACGCTGGCGATCATCCCGCTGACCGCAATGGGCAGCAGCCTGCTTACCCGGAGCACTTTTGCAGCGCCAGCATCTTCTGAAGGCGTATCGGCCCATTACGTCCCCCGGTTTTTTAATAATGAAGAGTGGATGTTTGTTCTGGCGGCGACCGATCGGCTGATCCCGGCGGATGAGTATGGTCCGGGCGCGGTAAGCGAAGGCGTTCCGGTATTTATTGATAAGCAGATGGAACTCCCCTATGGCTACGGGCATTTGTGGTATATGCAGGGGCCATTTGCTGATGCGGCGCCGGAGCTGGGCTATCAGTCTCATCTGGTGCCGCGTGAAACCTGGCGGCGTGGGATTAAGGCGGTTAATCAGTGGTGCCAGGATAAATACCAGAAAAACTTCGCTGAGCTAACCCATCCGCAGCAGGAAGAGATACTGCGCCAACTGGAGAGCGGAGCGCTGAACTTTGAAAACGTCCCTGGAAACGTCTTCTTCGTCCAGATGCTGGAAAACACCCGGGAAGGCTATCTGGCCGATCCGCAGCATGGCGGTAATCAGACGATGGCATCGTGGAAACTGATCGGTTTTCCCGGCGCGCGCGCCGACTATCAGCAGGTTATGGATAATCCCGGAAAACCCTATTCGCTGGGACCGGTAAGCATTTCAGGGAAGAGGAGCGTATAA